The following proteins are co-located in the Flammeovirga kamogawensis genome:
- a CDS encoding YgjV family protein, which translates to MEINTEYIGYLASALLMISFSLKNVNKLRLVNTLGCFTFVLYGYLLDAWPVVISNGFIAIVNIFYLLKELKAPNK; encoded by the coding sequence ATGGAAATTAATACTGAATATATAGGCTACTTAGCATCGGCCCTTTTAATGATTTCATTCTCTCTTAAGAATGTAAATAAATTACGATTAGTAAATACATTAGGCTGTTTTACTTTCGTGTTATATGGCTATTTATTAGATGCTTGGCCTGTGGTTATATCAAATGGCTTTATTGCTATTGTAAATATTTTTTATCTACTGAAAGAATTGAAAGCCCCTAATAAATAG
- a CDS encoding thioredoxin family protein yields MKNLKLLISIIGIFISINAYSQTEVYDPSADAKAAIKEAVSLAKKSNKHVFVKVGGNWCGWCKLYAKFTHQDEEIMKVMNDNYVTVLVNWSKENKNEETMEYLGNPQRFGFPVFVILDSSGKVIHIQNSGNLESGKGYDKNKVMQFINGWTPTAVNPATYK; encoded by the coding sequence ATGAAAAACTTAAAATTATTAATCTCAATTATCGGTATTTTCATATCAATTAATGCATATTCACAAACTGAAGTATATGATCCGAGTGCTGATGCTAAAGCAGCTATTAAAGAAGCTGTATCCTTAGCAAAAAAGTCAAATAAACATGTTTTCGTAAAGGTTGGTGGTAATTGGTGTGGCTGGTGTAAGCTATATGCAAAATTTACACATCAAGACGAGGAAATTATGAAAGTGATGAACGATAATTACGTTACTGTTCTTGTAAACTGGAGTAAAGAAAACAAAAATGAAGAAACCATGGAATACTTAGGAAACCCTCAACGCTTTGGTTTTCCTGTATTTGTTATCTTAGATAGTAGTGGTAAAGTAATTCATATCCAAAATTCCGGCAATCTTGAAAGTGGAAAAGGCTATGATAAAAATAAGGTGATGCAATTTATTAACGGCTGGACTCCTACCGCTGTAAACCCTGCCACTTATAAATAG
- a CDS encoding bleomycin resistance protein: MLKSSIPKLPMRDKESTKSFYIDKLGFKELGTIDYQGYLMIEKDQIEIHFFEFIELEPKENYGQVYIRVDDIDGFYQLLIDQNTPIHPNGLLEIKPWGQKEFAILDPDSNLLTFGESI, translated from the coding sequence ATGCTTAAAAGTAGTATTCCCAAATTACCAATGCGTGATAAAGAAAGTACAAAGTCATTCTATATAGATAAACTAGGATTTAAGGAATTAGGTACAATTGATTATCAAGGATACTTGATGATTGAGAAGGATCAAATTGAAATTCATTTTTTTGAATTTATAGAATTGGAACCAAAAGAGAATTATGGGCAAGTTTATATTAGGGTTGATGATATTGATGGTTTTTATCAATTATTAATAGACCAAAATACGCCTATTCATCCTAATGGATTATTAGAGATAAAACCTTGGGGACAAAAAGAATTTGCTATTTTAGATCCTGATAGTAACCTTTTGACTTTTGGTGAAAGTATATAA
- a CDS encoding YkgJ family cysteine cluster protein: MMDIYEDWQLNAKLKLKETEVFLKRLKKTKKGKLIDQIVNDTDEKVFETFDCLSCANCCKTISPVVTATDVRRIAKHLRIKETEVLSEYMSVDSDGDYVMNRQPCPFLEDNNECSIYDVRPKACKEYPLTQNKGFNQRPALHARNTITCPAVFHVVERLKEKIK, from the coding sequence ATGATGGATATCTACGAAGATTGGCAATTAAATGCCAAATTAAAATTAAAGGAGACAGAGGTTTTTCTAAAGCGTTTGAAGAAAACAAAAAAAGGAAAACTGATTGATCAAATTGTTAACGATACAGACGAAAAAGTATTTGAAACATTTGATTGTCTATCGTGTGCAAACTGTTGTAAAACAATTAGTCCAGTAGTTACTGCTACTGATGTACGTAGAATTGCAAAACACTTACGAATAAAAGAAACAGAGGTACTATCAGAATATATGAGTGTGGATAGTGATGGTGATTATGTAATGAACCGTCAACCATGTCCTTTCTTAGAAGATAATAATGAGTGTTCTATTTACGATGTACGACCAAAAGCATGTAAAGAATATCCATTAACCCAAAATAAAGGTTTTAACCAACGTCCTGCATTACATGCAAGAAATACAATTACTTGTCCTGCGGTATTTCACGTTGTAGAAAGATTAAAAGAAAAAATTAAATAG